DNA from Solanum stenotomum isolate F172 chromosome 3, ASM1918654v1, whole genome shotgun sequence:
ACAAAAGGTGCAATTTTTACACCTTTACTAGGAACATTAAGTATCTGAAGCTAAGAGGTCAAAAAAGATTCAGCAGCCTGTCCGTTTTATATTGGGAGTTGATGCTTTTTTCTTATAACCGTGGTGTCTAGGCTAGCTTGCgagcacctcaactaattccacagGATACCTACTACTACCCCCACCAACAATAGGTACCAGGTAACTTTGTTCACCAAGGCTAGAACATATGAGAAGAGATCACCTATTGTTTTTATCTCTGTTGGATTTGCACCTAAGACCTCATGGtgctcaacccacttcattgaccccTAGATCACGCCCTTGAGTATATTGGGAGTTGATGCTTCTTGAAGACAATTTCTATTATCTCTGTTATGTAGAGATAGTAGTGATGATTTCCATATTTGCCTAGTTATTACATTCTTCAACTCACTCTGGTCCCTTCATCGTCACCAAACTAAAACTCTAGGAACAATAGGAATCTTACTACAAGGACCCATATCAAATCACCGGCAAAACCAGGTTTCCAACAAGTATACTAGTGATTAAATTCTCAATAGCTACTTTACGTAAAGtgattaaattgatttatttaattttgctGATATTATATGGAAATACTAGtctaaaagaataaaaatgtaaTGACTATGAAACAATAGCGTAGTGAAAAAACAGAAATATGTAACCTGGACTTGGTGAacttgaggaacacttaggcAAACAGCATGAGATTGCAAATGCTCTAGAGCTGAATATAAATTCCCCATGTGCATAGCTTCTCTTTCCTGCAAAAGAAcatgaataacaaataaaaatacgGTACTATCCCCGAGCTTACCCCTTTTGAAATGAATATCCAGTTCCTTCCCCACACCAGCTAAACTCTAAATACACtgattattttgataaagtaaGTACATTTCACTTATGCAAGTATGATCAAGGAGGTACTGCAAAACAGAAGTAAACAAAAAAACTCTGAAATACTATGAACTGAGTTCAAAATTTTCACAATAGAAAAACTTCCATTGTCCCAATTTGTTTGGCCCACTGTCCTTTTAtctttcaaaagaagaaaaaaaggcacATCTTCACATTCATGAACTCCAacatcaatatttttatttgtcataataCATAGACAGACCCTCAAGCTTGATTATGAACTCCCAGAGGAACAAGTAAAAAGGTACATACTTTTCCGTATAGTGTCAGACAAATTGGAATTGAGGAAGTAGTACGCTTACAGTCTTCACTTGAAAACCTCCAATGTTGTTGGCATCAGCAAAGCCATTGTCCAAGCTTAACCCCAAAGGGAACAGCCGCTGCTGCTGGAGCTGAGAGATACCAGATGCTGAATTCTCCGATGAGGCACTGGCGCTTATATCAGTTACCGATAGGCTAGCATAAGAGGGAATCGTAGCATAAGAGGGAATCGCCAGAATTTGCTCGAGAAAATCATCGGCAGCATTTATCTCCGGTGCGTTGTTCGCCATACCGGAGTTCGCCGGAGTTTGGGTTTATTGTGCTTTAAGAGGAACGGAAAAAATGGGACTTTTCCCCAAAATGTGCACTTTTGGACTTTGGTAGTTATAAAAAGGGTTACTCAAAGTACTtaattttaaccaaaaaaaaatttgattaaacaccttaatattttaaaataaatatcctcttcgatccatattagttgatcattatactaaaaataattatttcataccTCACTtaatcaagaaaacattaattaaatttctttatattgtctttgtaattaattctttttaaaagtgttcaaatttatttgtaaaattaccacaataaattaataaaattatcttcttataTATCGTTTCTTAagcatattaaattaaaagtgatcaagtaaTATGAAACGGAGGAATAGTAATTTTTGGCTTTTTAAAAACTTAATCAAATAAACTATAAGTCGCAATCAATAAATGTATTATAAGttcaaagaattatttttttcaaagaatCACACTCTTTATAAATCATACTCAATAATTACAATTAATAAATCATTATCAATGAATAATAAGACAGACTCGAAACTATTTATAAAACAAATCTACAAATGCAAATAAACATTGTGGGTGAGTCCACAAATGTGATTTCTAAGTAGAAAGCTAAAAATGTGATTAATAAGTTGGACTTGATCATAACTATTTATAAGTTGAGgttgataaaaaattataaaatatacttaattatgatttatcTGACAATTAAAcacttaaatttgaaatatataaatactttaCTTTATGAGGTAGACATTCTAACTTATAAAATAGcgttcaaaatttatttcatgtCAATAACAAATGCCAATAAAATTTAGTGAAAACGAATTGAAGCGTTTAGTTTTCCATTGAGACAAGACGAATTAAGTGATGTTTGGGCCAATATGAAAAtctttaaactaaaaaaaaggagCCAATCtgattaaaaagtaaaatattgtgGACTATGACTAATATACTTTCTCCCTTAGCAGCAATACGCACTCACTCCTTCGTCTCAGTTCTACTGCACTCTCATCGTTTTCCCCCATTTTCGTCTGAAACTCGACTTCTCAAGCAGCACAAGCCTATTTCCTGCAGACCCTTTTGGCTCaacaagtaaattttatttctatctATCTTGATTTTGCTAATATTTGCTCAAATCTTCGTATAGTTGTACTGAGTCTGTCTTGATTACATTCAGTGATTTCAGATTGCATTTAGCAAGTTTTCATTTTGTAGAACCATCTGATTCTTTATTTGAGGGTGTAGGGtctttttcttgttgattttctACCATTTCCTCAGCTTATCTTGgatttttgtgtattttgtGTCATATGGTGCAAAGGTTGACTTGTACTCGGATAAGTGTTgaaaaagaaaggagaaaatgTAGGTTCTCTTTTTTGTCTATCTTGATTATGCTAATATTTGCTCTAATCTTTGTATAATACTGATTCTGTCTTGATGACATTCAGAATTTCAGATACCATTTAGCAAGTTTTCATTTTGCGTACTATCTGATTCTTTCTTTGAGGGAGGGGTTGGGGGGGGAAGGAGATTACTGAATCGAAACTTGGATCAAATGTTGATTCTTGTGAATGATTATGAAAAGATCATATTTTTACTTGAATCAAGTTGTACATTACCAGGAAAAAGATCcctttttttcataaaaagaaagaaaacaaaaagaggaAGTTCCATTTATCCAATGAGTAGtagaaaaatcaaaatgatgTAGTATTTAGTAATTCATTGTTTGAGTTTCTTTCATTACCGGTCTCAAAACTTTCATTAATGAAGTACAAACActtgtttgtttgtttctttgtCACTTACCTCCATTTTGGTCATTACATTCTGTAAGCACTCAAGATGGAAAAAAATGTGTCCATCACTATTAGACTCCCTTTTCCTGTATATATCAGAGCTGGGGATGGATAGAGAGGGGGTCTACAGTTTCCTGATATTGTTTTTTTGATTGGAAACTAACATTTCCTTGATCCTTGTGAACTTCTCTATATTAATTggtcttctttttttgtgtttgattacTAGACAAAGTTTCTCAGTTTTCTCCAAAATGGATAGTGTGGGAGCCAGCTCTCCTAAAGAATTTCCTTTGGGTTTGGATGCGAGTTTAGAAGAAGAATACTCTTCTCAATCTAGTTTGCTCCAAGATTTCACTAGTATCCCCACCATTGACAAGGCATGGACTTTCACATCTGACGGTGGTATGATTTCTTTACTtctttattctcttttttttggtaGATAAACTATAGTTAATCTTACCTGGAGAATAAAGAATTGCGTAGTACTAATTAAATTCTTGCATTCCCGCTTAATATATTATGCATATTCTTTAACTGCTGCTAGTTTGTAACCCTTTTTCTACCTTTCAAGGTTCCCAGGGTATGTTCTTGATGAGCCAACCAAATCTCCTAGACAACAAGAAGAGGAGATACATACTACCTTGTCATATTTCAAAAGAAAGCACAAATGCTGTAAGCTTTCAATGGGCTGCATTCCCTATTGAGATGTCCAATGTGTCTATGATGATTCCATCACCTTCAGGTTCAAAGCTTCTTGTAGTTAGAAATCCTGAAAATGATTCTCCGACCAAGTTTGAAATTTGGGGTCCATCTTTGGTGGAAAAGGAGTTTTATGTTCCTGCTTCTGCCCACGGCTCTGTATATTCAGATGGATGGTAGTTATTATATGAACTAAACATCACTTTACTTACATCACATCCCCATTCATAGACTCAATGTGTGTTACTATTTGATAATGCAGGTTTGAGGGAATATCATGGAACAGTGATGAAACTCTTATTGCTTATGTCGCTGAGGAGCCGGCTCCCTCGAAGCCTACATTTACTACTTTTGGTTATAAGAAAGATAATTCTACAGATAAGGACTGTGGGAGCTGGAAAGGTCAAGGGGACTGGGAAGAGGAGTGGGGGGAAACCTATGCTGGAAAAAGACAACCTGCTCTTTTCATTATTGATGTCAACAGGTTTGAAAATTtactatattttcttatatcagACTGGTAACAGGATCGAGTTCTGATGTCTTGGatagaaaccctaaataaaaatttgtgcAGTGGAGTAGTACATCCTGTTGAAGGAATCGGGAAGTCACTGAGTGTCGGACAAGTTGTATGGGCTCCATCCCGTGAAGGCCTTGAACAATATCTGGTTTTTGTCGGGTGGCCATCAGATAATAGAAAGTTGGGCATAAAATATTGCTATAACAGGCCTTGTGCCTTGTATGCTGTTAAAGCTCCATTTTCAAAGGTAGAGGTCCATCAATCTGGGTAAGTAACTTGCTAGTTGTCAGAAACGAACATGTTGTGGATTAACTACATTTGTTACTGCATGAATGTAGTACATAGGGGACTAATTTAGTGGAGAATTCCCTTATATTTGATTTATGCTGTTTTTGTAGTCTCAATTGACTTTTTGTCACTTTCAGAACTAATGCAGCCAACGATGTATCTCCAATTAAGCTGACACAAAGCATAAGTAGTGCTTTCTTTCCTCGTTTCAGGTTTGTCTTGAATTACTTGTCTGACCAACTCCCTCCCCTGGTCCCCAGAGTAAaatggagagagaaaaaaaaaaggagaaaggagatGTGTTGATGAAGAATTCATTCCCCTAATTCCTTCTCTATAAGATAACATTTGAATAACATTAGTTGGTTCCGTGTAAGGAATCTTGCATCTTCTCGTGTCTTTTAACTGTTGTGGCTagtttgtttgataaaatggaACTAACTagtcttttcaaaaaaaacttGCAGCCCGGATGGAAAATTGCTTATTTTTTTGTCTGCTAGAAGTTCAGTAGATTCTTGGGCACATTCTGCAACTGATTCACTTCATAAGATTGATTGGTCATTCAGCGGAAAGCCAACTCCAGATGTTACAATTGTTGAAGTGGTACACTCAGTTTTTGTGATTCTGATTACTTGCATCAGCACTTTGAGGCTAGTTATTATTAGCCATTTTAGAAGTactatttacttttttattgaTTCCGAGCtttgagccaagggtctatcGGCAACAACCCCCTCTAACTTTGAGGTAGGGGTAGggtttgcgtacactctaccctccccagattGCACATTGTGGGACTACACTGTGTGTGTTGTTGTATTGATTCCAAGTTTTATCCTACAGTCAGCACACCTGTTCATGCTGTAAGTGGCAACTGCAGGTTCCTATTGTGATGTGTCCTGAAGATGGTTGCTTCCCTGGCCTTTACTGCTTTAGTGTTCTTAGTAGACCTTGGCTTTCCGATGGATATACTATGATTTTATCTTCTATCTGGGGCAGCACACAAGTAATAATTTCAGTAAATGTGATAAGGTAACCAAATATTTTGCTGCTCAAGCATGAATTCTTTTTCTGTACCAATGAGTTAATAATAGTGAAATTCGtctttatcaaaaataatagtGGAAACATATCGCGGATCAGCCCTGGAGACTCTAGCTTCTCTTGGAATATGCTTGCACTAGATGGTGACAACATCATAGCTGGTAGGAATCAATGTTCATACTTTACTTCATATTGGTTCCTATAATAGTATACTTCATATTGGTTTCTATAATAGTATTCCCATTAATCAAAGAATCTGGCATTTTCTTCCGGTTGAAGTTTGTAGTAGTCCCGTTGATGTTCCTGCAATCAAGTATGGTTCCCTTACTCGTAAGGCCTCCGTGGAGACCTCATGGAGTTGGTTAGATATTTCAAGCCCCATAGCTAGATGCTCTGAAAAGGTCAGTCTGTTTTTCgttgtttcttttgttttcctttattATAATTCCATCTTAGTTTGTTCTGTTTGGCATTTTCTTGTTAGGAAGGCTTTCTGAAATTTAAATGTTCCCAACAATGCTCACAGGTTACATCTTTGCTGTCTTCGCGCCAATTTAGTATTATGAGGATTCCTGTCAGGGATATCTCTGAGAACCTTACTAAAGGTTAGAAACCCGTTGAGCTTTGAGGGGAGTTCTATAAATTCATGGATCAACACATGATTGTGACCTCTTATGCTATCCGCAGATCAATAGATGCTTGAATCCTTCTAGATTACTAATCTCTGCTGTTTCTACTATAATCTTCAATGAGTTTTATTCTTGTTAGGTGCCAGCAAGCCATATGAGGCTATCTTTGTATCCTCCAAGACTCAGAGTCGTAACGTGTGTGATCCACTGATTGTAGTCCTTCATGGGGGTCCTCATTCTGTTTCATTGTCAAGCTTCTCAAAGTCCTTGGCTTTCCTTTCTTCACTTGGTTATAGCTTGTTGATTGTAAATTATAGGTAACCAACATAACTGACTTCTTTCTTCATGCCTCTGTTAATTCAAATGGTTATTGAAATATAACACCAACTGTGAAATACTAGTAATGTATATGAGATGCTACACTAATATTATAGGTCGTGCATATATATTGGACAtccgtatatatatatattttagatataaaatctCTGAATATCTCATttgttgtattttattttttgggtaaGGAGCAGTAATTGCTTTGAATTTTGACTAAgcacttttttatttaatctccTTCTCACAGAGGCTCCTTGGGTTTTGGGGAGGAAGCAGTACAATCTCTTCCTGGGAAAATTGGATCACAGGTACTTGTTTGCCGTCTTTTCGTTTTCTTTCCCTTGAAAAGATTTCTTCCTTAATTTTGTTTAGGCTTGAATGGTTTTGTTATATGAAATACAATTCCTTCTTTTTCATAATAATTCTATTAAGCATTTGGAACCTAAGAGtgttcttcctcttttttcccTAATCTGCAGGATGTTAATGATGTGCTTGCTGCTATAGATCATGTCATTGAAAAGGGACTTGCAGATCCATCTAAAATATCTGTGCTCGGCGGTTCCCATGGTGGATTTTTGACAACTCATTTGATTGGCCAGGTCTACCAATTTCCTAATATGCCACCGTCTTTATGGTTGCTATGTACCCATTTTTCTCAACTTTTGGTCCTTCAAGGCTTTGTTCAACAAATATTTGTGGCCCTTAATAAGGGAAGCTGGACAAGCTTATCTTTCTTAACGACTATTGCTCGACAGTTCTGCTACTATTTCTGCAGGCACCAGATAAGTTTGCAGCAGCAGTTGCAAGGAACCCTGTCTGCAACCTCGCTTTGATGGTCGGTACATCGGATATACCTGATTGGTGCTACGCAGAGACATTTGGAGAAAAGGGAAAAACAAATTTTACAGAGGCTACTTCATCTGAACACCTTGACGCCTTTTACAGAAAATCACCAATTTTACACGTCTCCAAGGTATGCGCCTCTATTAAATCTGGATTCGACAGTCATTCCATTTTAAGCAATATGTCTTTCTGTTAGTTCTCTAGAAAGGCCTATGTTTAAATTGCAGAATAGACTGAAGTTATAAGTCATGCTAGATTTCAAGGATCACAGATCCTGTTACAATCAAACCTCTGTATATTGGTGTCATTTGTGCGGATATTTTTTGGCTGCTACAGAGAACTGCTGTTATAGCaaacatataatataacataacatTAACTGATACctgttgttggtgggaggtgacaattatcccatggaattagtcgaggtgtgcGAAAGTTGGCCCGGACACCATggttatcaaaaataaaaaatagaacataACATGCCCTGGGTAGTGAAATGTTGTTATAAAGGATGACTGTTAGACGTGTGAATCTATTAGGAATGCATCTCTAGCATCTTATGTTTGCCAATTTTGCAGGTCAGAACTCCTACGCTTTTCTTGCTAGGTGCTAAGGACCTCCGTGTACCAATGTCTACTGGGTTGCAAGTGAGATTTCTTATAATCTATgatctttcttgttttatttgttgaacATAAGTTTTCATTCTTAAATGCAAACGGTATGAGCAAGTTCACAATTATGAATATCCATCATTATTCCATATCATCTTTCCTAGTTGCACCTTTTATTGGTTATGTATGTCTGTTGATACATAGTCTATACTTACCTTTTGATTCTCTTTGAACAACTATGCATCCAtccataaacaataaaaaagtaaaagaaatactGATCCATCCAGAACACGGCGATATCTTTGTGGAGTCTAATTGTTGGCTCTATTTGTAAGTCAACCTTCAAGCTTTGTATTTACTAATGAACTGTTGTATCCAATCATCTGTGGACCAAAAATGTTATGTCTGCCAATGCCTTCTGTGAGATGAAGGTGGGTTACTTATTGTGTATACACCAATAATGCTAATATGGTCTAATGGAACCATTACATTACTATTTGTCCCAGCTTAATGACTAATGACGGTTTAACTTATGGTTTTATTTCAATACGATGTATAACTCAAGAAAGTGTATGCCTTTCACTCTTATTGTGTGCAGTATGCACGCGCGTTGAAGGAGAAAGGAGGAGTGGAAGTTAAAGTGATCATGTTCCCTGAGGACACTCATGCACTTGATAGGTAAACTGGTATCATGCTATGTTGTTCGGAATCTCCACAATGCTGTTGAATCCGTGCGGATGATCCAAAAGTGCACTGACTTTTGGAAGATCCGACACGGAACCAGCAGCATTTTTGAAGCGTCCGAGCAACATAAGATTTTACTTCACTTTAATGTTGTGAACTTACACATACACATCTGTTTTGCAGACCACAATCTGATTTTGAAAGCTTTCTGAACATTGGAGTGTGGTTTAAGAAGTACTGCAAATAGATTCATGTCTTAACCAAAAGTCACAATCCAACTTGAAGACGGGAGATTTGGTTTCGTAGTCCATTTATGACCCTTTTTACAGGagatcaataaaaaataaacacagGACATGAGATTCGTGGGGTCGTTTTTTTCTATTCAAATTGTAAGTGGTCATAAGAGATCgtttcctttttaaagatcAGACTCTTCTAATATCAGTCACTAGTCACAATGATTTATTATACATCACAATTTACTAAATTGTTAAATTGATCTCTTTTATCTAATTCtaatgttacaaaaaaaaagggatcTTTGTGTCATAATACTTGTGCAACTCAAATTAATGATataaatcaagtaaaaaatGTATGGGTTATTAATTTGGAATCcttgtttaaatttatattgtaAATGACAGGTATACGGGTTGTTAGAATGAGATAAATAAGAATATCTCATCTTTTAGTACAAATGatggaataaaataatttcgTGATTAGCTAATATCTCAAATCAATCATGAAATAAAGTTAATTTCAAATTCTATTTCGAGATTATTATCCTTATCCTACGTATCAAACAAC
Protein-coding regions in this window:
- the LOC125858621 gene encoding acylamino-acid-releasing enzyme-like; the protein is MTNILSPLAAIRTHSFVSVLLHSHRFPPFSSETRLLKQHKPISCRPFWLNKQSFSVFSKMDSVGASSPKEFPLGLDASLEEEYSSQSSLLQDFTSIPTIDKAWTFTSDGGSQGMFLMSQPNLLDNKKRRYILPCHISKESTNAVSFQWAAFPIEMSNVSMMIPSPSGSKLLVVRNPENDSPTKFEIWGPSLVEKEFYVPASAHGSVYSDGWFEGISWNSDETLIAYVAEEPAPSKPTFTTFGYKKDNSTDKDCGSWKGQGDWEEEWGETYAGKRQPALFIIDVNSGVVHPVEGIGKSLSVGQVVWAPSREGLEQYLVFVGWPSDNRKLGIKYCYNRPCALYAVKAPFSKVEVHQSGTNAANDVSPIKLTQSISSAFFPRFSPDGKLLIFLSARSSVDSWAHSATDSLHKIDWSFSGKPTPDVTIVEVVPIVMCPEDGCFPGLYCFSVLSRPWLSDGYTMILSSIWGSTQVIISVNVISGNISRISPGDSSFSWNMLALDGDNIIAVCSSPVDVPAIKYGSLTRKASVETSWSWLDISSPIARCSEKVTSLLSSRQFSIMRIPVRDISENLTKGASKPYEAIFVSSKTQSRNVCDPLIVVLHGGPHSVSLSSFSKSLAFLSSLGYSLLIVNYRGSLGFGEEAVQSLPGKIGSQDVNDVLAAIDHVIEKGLADPSKISVLGGSHGGFLTTHLIGQAPDKFAAAVARNPVCNLALMVGTSDIPDWCYAETFGEKGKTNFTEATSSEHLDAFYRKSPILHVSKVRTPTLFLLGAKDLRVPMSTGLQYARALKEKGGVEVKVIMFPEDTHALDRPQSDFESFLNIGVWFKKYCK